In Phyllopteryx taeniolatus isolate TA_2022b chromosome 8, UOR_Ptae_1.2, whole genome shotgun sequence, one genomic interval encodes:
- the sertad3 gene encoding SERTA domain-containing protein 3 isoform X1, with product MSVKMIMKTHKRKLQPESSSEESPGGGGGCGALAWERQRQFVFSVSLHKYQRDQELPEPSLRRSVLISNTLRQVEACRAASPDLRASPALVGEPTAAGENDLPSPAKCQRVASSGAAPEEAEDWCSLSADPDFTISPAVTSILTGLDTGPDDGAPHLTPRAALRSLENLQACPVAGVLWPRPPVRGVHGPDPMEWEAGAEAARSGYLKDVTADEDVFQDIDTSQLERDMGILGLRGDGRPPGDAKGLPSFSSFSSPPAPFRDGLDLEHLVTMLVET from the exons atgag CGTGAAGATGATCATGAAGACACACAAGCGCAAGCTCCAGCCGGAGTCGTCCTCCGAGGAGTCGCCCGGAGGCGGCGGGGGCTGCGGCGCCCTGGCGTGGGAGAGGCAGCGTCAGTTTGTGTTCAGCGTCTCCCTGCACAAGTACCAGCGGGACCAGGAGCTGCCTGAGCCCAGCCTGCGCAGGTCAGTCCTCATCAGCAACACCCTGCGGCAGGTGGAAGCGTGTCGGGCGGCCTCCCCCGACCTCCGGGCGTCTCCTGCGCTCGTAGGAGAGCCGACCGCCGCCGGAGAGAACGACCTGCCGTCGCCGGCCAAATGCCAGCGGGTGGCGTCGAGCGGCGCGGCGCCCGAAGAAGCGGAGGACTGGTGCTCCCTGTCCGCCGACCCCGATTTCACCATCTCGCCCGCCGTCACGTCCATCCTCACCGGCCTGGACACCGGGCCGGACGACGGCGCGCCGCACCTGACGCCGCGGGCGGCCCTCAGGTCTCTGGAGAACCTGCAGGCCTGCCCGGTCGCCGGCGTGTTGTGGCCGAGGCCGCCGGTCCGAGGCGTTCACGGCCCGGACCCGATGGAGTGGGAGGCCGGCGCCGAGGCGGCGCGCTCCGGCTACCTGAAGGACGTGACGGCCGACGAGGACGTGTTCCAGGACATAGACACGTCCCAGCTGGAGCGGGACATGGGGATTCTGGGCCTGCGGGGTGACGGGCGCCCGCCCGGGGACGCCAAGGGCCTGCCGTCCTTCTCGTCCTTCAGCTCGCCGCCGGCCCCCTTCAGGGACGGACTGGATCTGGAGCACCTCGTCACCATGCTGGTCGAGACCTGA
- the sertad3 gene encoding SERTA domain-containing protein 3 isoform X2, giving the protein MIMKTHKRKLQPESSSEESPGGGGGCGALAWERQRQFVFSVSLHKYQRDQELPEPSLRRSVLISNTLRQVEACRAASPDLRASPALVGEPTAAGENDLPSPAKCQRVASSGAAPEEAEDWCSLSADPDFTISPAVTSILTGLDTGPDDGAPHLTPRAALRSLENLQACPVAGVLWPRPPVRGVHGPDPMEWEAGAEAARSGYLKDVTADEDVFQDIDTSQLERDMGILGLRGDGRPPGDAKGLPSFSSFSSPPAPFRDGLDLEHLVTMLVET; this is encoded by the coding sequence ATGATCATGAAGACACACAAGCGCAAGCTCCAGCCGGAGTCGTCCTCCGAGGAGTCGCCCGGAGGCGGCGGGGGCTGCGGCGCCCTGGCGTGGGAGAGGCAGCGTCAGTTTGTGTTCAGCGTCTCCCTGCACAAGTACCAGCGGGACCAGGAGCTGCCTGAGCCCAGCCTGCGCAGGTCAGTCCTCATCAGCAACACCCTGCGGCAGGTGGAAGCGTGTCGGGCGGCCTCCCCCGACCTCCGGGCGTCTCCTGCGCTCGTAGGAGAGCCGACCGCCGCCGGAGAGAACGACCTGCCGTCGCCGGCCAAATGCCAGCGGGTGGCGTCGAGCGGCGCGGCGCCCGAAGAAGCGGAGGACTGGTGCTCCCTGTCCGCCGACCCCGATTTCACCATCTCGCCCGCCGTCACGTCCATCCTCACCGGCCTGGACACCGGGCCGGACGACGGCGCGCCGCACCTGACGCCGCGGGCGGCCCTCAGGTCTCTGGAGAACCTGCAGGCCTGCCCGGTCGCCGGCGTGTTGTGGCCGAGGCCGCCGGTCCGAGGCGTTCACGGCCCGGACCCGATGGAGTGGGAGGCCGGCGCCGAGGCGGCGCGCTCCGGCTACCTGAAGGACGTGACGGCCGACGAGGACGTGTTCCAGGACATAGACACGTCCCAGCTGGAGCGGGACATGGGGATTCTGGGCCTGCGGGGTGACGGGCGCCCGCCCGGGGACGCCAAGGGCCTGCCGTCCTTCTCGTCCTTCAGCTCGCCGCCGGCCCCCTTCAGGGACGGACTGGATCTGGAGCACCTCGTCACCATGCTGGTCGAGACCTGA